Genomic window (Gemmatimonadota bacterium):
CACGATGAGGTAGAAGAAGGCCCCATACGGGTGGGAGGTCATGGTCAGCCCCTCGCGGATCAACCCGACCCACTCCACGCCCTGGAAGCCCACGAAGAACAGCCCCAGCAGGACCGAAACGGCGAGCGGCACCAACGCCTGGGCGGGCCGCTTCTTGTAGGCGAAGTGGGCGAAGCCCAGGACCAGCCCCGACACCAGCAGCGCCGCCGTGTTGATGGCGGTCTCCTCGAACGGGAGACGCGGC
Coding sequences:
- a CDS encoding cytochrome c oxidase subunit 3, which translates into the protein PRLPFEETAINTAALLVSGLVLGFAHFAYKKRPAQALVPLAVSVLLGLFFVGFQGVEWVGLIREGLTMTSHPYGAFFYLIVGAHALHAVAAIACLGWAWNRLRRGTLNKDQFVTVQIFWYFVVLLWPFLYVQVYL